The following proteins come from a genomic window of Trifolium pratense cultivar HEN17-A07 linkage group LG4, ARS_RC_1.1, whole genome shotgun sequence:
- the LOC123922072 gene encoding probable BOI-related E3 ubiquitin-protein ligase 2: MAMQPHSHDNHDFSFCPNGFYTSGLVELPQPQQVHQHQQQPQYLPQQHQQHCQAHVVPITNPHGHASSNLSSSTFVALLEKQRHDTNQFINMQNDQLKQLLQHQWNLQLDTIRKMENLIRSLEAEKRELKRIADEREATTITLYNKLEEEKKKKQMTFVANDVESCCGENEENSARHGNNIMMLCPKCNTNSSSVLFLPCWHLSSCKTCETLLQACPICGMVKDDVVEIQSLILD, translated from the exons ATGGCTATGCAACCACACTCTCACGACAATCATGATTTTTCTTTCTGTCCCAATGGCTTTTACACAAGTGGACTCGTTGAGTTACCACAACCTCAACAAGtgcatcaacatcaacaacaaccacaATATCTaccacaacaacatcaacaacattgtCAAGCTCATGTTGTTCCCATTACCAATCCTCATGGTCATGCTTCAAGCAACTTAAGTTCTTCTACTTTTGTTGCTCTACTTGAGAAACAAAGACATGATACAAATCAGTTTATCAACATGCAG AATGATCAATTGAAACAGTTGCTACAACATCAATGGAACCTACAATTGGATACAATtagaaaaatggaaaatttaATAAGAAGCCTAGAGGCAGAGAAAAGAGAACTGAAGAGAATTGCTGACGAAAGGGAAGCAACAACAATAACTCTTTATAATAAGTtagaagaagagaagaagaagaaacaaatgACATTTGTGGCAAATGACGTAGAATCATGTTGTGgtgaaaatgaagaaaacagTGCAAGGCATGGAAACAATATTATGATGCTTTGTCCAAAGTGCAACACCAACTCTTCAAGTGTATTGTTTTTGCCATGTTGGCATCTCTCTTCATGCAAAACGTGTGAAACTTTACTCCAAGCTTGTCCAATATGTGGAATGGTAAAAGATGATGTTGTTGAGAttcaaagtttgattttagATTGA
- the LOC123920228 gene encoding pentatricopeptide repeat-containing protein At2g45350, chloroplastic, with translation MTNNAKPKPSLAPKNKTLSRFFLNKTLMLVCANSSSHQPWSSTIPTLIMLQKFTTKQHMNQIHARLITTGFIKNTSLTTKLILTFISSPHKPLIEFGRYIFIKNHAFCDFNDRDDDPFLWNAVIRSYSHGSDPKGALFLLCLMVENGVFLDKYTFSLVLKACSKMGLMKEGMQIYGLLCKTDIGSDLFLQNCLIGLFMRCGCVEFAEQVFDRMCKRDSVSYNSMIDGYVKCGLIGKACELFGEMGMEEKNLITWNSMIRGYLRCGEDDDGLRFAWNLFVKMPEKDLVSWNTMIDGCVKRGNMDDAQVFFYMMPERDLVSWVTMIDGYAKSGDVVAARSLFDEMPRRNVICCNSMMAGYVQNGYCVEALKLFYDMRKATDMLPDDTTLLIVLTAVAQLGRVEDGVAIHGYLMDSGYSLSDNLGVALIDMYSKCGSIDNAISVFENIEQKCVDHWNAMIGGLAIHGMSELAFDFFMEMERLCIIPDDITFIGVLSACRHAGMLKEGLICFELMQKVYKLQPKLQHYGCMVDMLSRAGHVEEAMKLVQKMPIEPNEVIWKTLLSACQIHENVYIGKVIAQQLIQLKSCSASSYVILSNIYASLGMWDNVRKVRIEMKERNLGKIPGCSWIELEGNVHKFCVQDRTHPHVNEIYSLLSSL, from the coding sequence ATGACAAATAATGCTAAACCTAAACCTTCTTTAgctccaaaaaataaaacactatctagattttttttgaataaaacatTGATGCTTGTGTGTGCTAATTCATCATCACACCAACCATGGTCTTCAACAATTCCAACATTGATTATGCTCCAAAAATTCACAACCAAACAACACATGAATCAAATCCATGCACGTTTAATAACAACAGGATTCATCAAAAACACTTCACTTACAACCAAACTTATCCTCACTTTTATTTCTTCACCCCATAAACCTCTCATTGAATTTGGTCGTTACATTTTCATCAAGAATCATGCTTTTTGTGATTTTAATGACAGAGATGATGACCCTTTTCTCTGGAATGCTGTTATCAGGTCTTATTCTCATGGTAGTGATCCAAAAGGGGCACTTTTTTTGTTGTGCTTGATGGTTGAAAATGGGGTCTTTTTGGATAAGTATACTTTTTCACTTGTTTTGAAAGCTTGTTCTAAGATGGGTTTGATGAAAGAAGGAATGCAGATTTATGGATTGTTGTGTAAGACAGATATTGGGTCTgatttgtttttgcaaaattgttTGATTGGGTTGTTTATGAGATGTGGGTGTGTTGAATTTGCAGAGCAAGTGTTTGATAGAATGTGTAAGAGGGATTCTGTTTCTTATAACTCGATGATTGATGGGTATGTGAAATGTGGGTTAATTGGAAAAGCGTGTGAATTGTTTGGTGAGATGGGAATGGAAGAGAAGAATTTGATTACCTGGAATTCAATGATTAGAGGATATTTGAGATGTGGTGAAGATGATGATGGGTTGAGGTTTGCTTGGaatttgtttgttaaaatgcCGGAGAAAGACTTGGTTTCTTGGAATACGATGATTGATGGTTGTGTGAAGCGTGGGAACATGGATGATGCTCAGGTGTTTTTTTATATGATGCCGGAAAGGGATTTGGTTAGCTGGGTTACTATGATTGATGGTTATGCTAAATCCGGAGATGTTGTTGCTGCGAGGagtttgtttgatgaaatgccaaGGCGAAACGTCATTTGTTGTAATTCAATGATGGCTGGCTATGTTCAAAATGGGTATTGCGTCGAGGCTTTGAAGCTGTTTTATGATATGAGAAAGGCCACAGATATGTTACCGGATGATACGACGTTGTTGATTGTTCTTACAGCAGTCGCGCAATTAGGACGTGTAGAGGACGGAGTTGCGATACATGGATATTTAATGGACAGTGGTTACTCTCTGAGTGATAATCTCGGTGTTGCCCTGATTGACATGTATTCCAAATGTGGAAGCATCGACAATGCTATCTCAGTGTTCGAGAATATTGAACAAAAATGTGTTGATCATTGGAATGCTATGATTGGTGGTTTAGCTATTCACGGAATGAGTGAATTGGCTTTTGATTTTTTCATGGAAATGGAAAGGCTTTGTATTATACCTGATGATATCACATTCATCGGAGTATTGAGTGCATGTAGGCATGCTGGAATGTTGAAAGAAGGACTTATAtgttttgagcttatgcaaaaagtATACAAGCTACAACCAAAACTGCAACACTATGGATGCATGGTAGATATGCTTAGCCGTGCCGGACATGTCGAAGAAGCTATGAAACTCGTCCAAAAGATGCCGATTGAACCTAATGAGGTGATTTGGAAGACTTTGCTTAGTGCTTGTCAAATTCATGAAAACGTCTATATAGGAAAGGTTATAGCTCAACAATTGATTCAACTAAAGTCATGCAGTGCAAGTTCTTATGTGATCTTGTCTAATATCTATGCTAGTTTGGGAATGTGGGATAATGTTAGAAAGGTTAGGatagaaatgaaagaaagaaatttAGGGAAAATTCCAGGTTGTAGTTGGATTGAATTGGAGGGAAATGTTCATAAGTTTTGTGTACAAGATAGGACACACCCTCATGTTAATGAGATTTATTCTCTGTTAAGTAGTTTGTAA
- the LOC123920229 gene encoding 40S ribosomal protein S13-like produces the protein MGRMHSKGKGISSSAPPYKRTPASWNKISTQDVDDTICKFAKKGLTPSQIGVILRDSHGIAQVKSVTGSKILRILKAHGLAPEIPEDLYHLIKKAVSIRKHLERNRKDKDSKFRLILVESRIHRLARYYKKTKKLPPVWKYESTTASTLVA, from the exons ATGGGTCGTATGCACAGCAAAGG TAAGGGTATTTCAAGTTCAGCTCCTCCTTATAAGAGAACACCAGCAAGTTGGAATAAGATCTCCACTCAGGAT GTTGATGACACCATCTGCAAGTTTGCCAAGAAAGGTCTAACTCCATCTCAAATCGGTGTCATTCTTCGTGACTCCCATGGAATTGCTCAAGTCAAGAGTGTAACTGGAAGCAAGATTTTGCGTATATTGAAGGCTCATG GACTTGCTCCTGAAATTCCTGAAGATTTGTATCACCTGATCAAGAAGGCTGTCTCAATTAGGAAGCATTTGGAGAGGAACAGGAAGGACAAGGATTCTAAATTCAGGTTGATTTTGGTAGAGAGCAGGATCCACCGCCTTGCTCGTTACTACAAGAAGACAAAGAAGCTTCCACCAGTATGGAAATA TGAATCAACAACTGCCAGCACCCTTGTGGCTTAA